In Quercus robur chromosome 11, dhQueRobu3.1, whole genome shotgun sequence, the following proteins share a genomic window:
- the LOC126706486 gene encoding blue copper protein 1a-like: protein MGGSTFSLSLILMLTASMLAVSMANKDWHFGFNYTNWPFKGGPPQSQNDISGPRKIVVGGSENWQLNFNYTDWALKNGPFYLNDTLVFKYDPPTNDSTIPHSVYLLPNIWSFLTCDLTRATMVANTTQGGGEGFEFVLKKWQPYYFACGERNGYHCKAGQMKFFVMPLFRQWH, encoded by the exons ATGGGTGGTTCAACTTTTTCATTGAGCCTCATCTTGATGCTAACTGCTTCCATGTTGGCTGTTAGTATGGCCAACAAAGATTGGCATTTTGGCTTTAACTATACCAATTGGCCCTTCAAAGGAGGCCCTCCCCAAAGCCAAAATGATATATCAGGACCCAGAAAGATCGTTGTAGGTGGCTCAGAGAACTGGCAATTAAACTTTAACTACACCGATTGGGCTCTTAAAAATGGCCCCTTTTACCTAAATGATACTCTAG TGTTCAAGTATGATCCACCAACGAACGACTCCACAATTCCTCACAGTGTATACTTGCTACCAAACATCTGGAGCTTCTTAACGTGCGATTTAACAAGGGCAACAATGGTGGCCAATACAACACAAGGAGGGGGCGAGGGATTTGAATTTGTGCTGAAAAAGTGGCAACCCTACTATTTTGCTTGTGGTGAGCGTAATGGCTATCATTGCAAGGCTGGGCAGATGAAGTTCTTTGTCATGCCACTGTTTCGCCAATGGCATTGA